Proteins encoded within one genomic window of Elstera cyanobacteriorum:
- a CDS encoding alpha/beta fold hydrolase: MAGTAPIVFLHGLGLDHRCWAPQGAALTAEGFACHTWDMPGHGGAPWDGQPLSFEGLAAALLGFLDAHGIGTAHLVGHSMGGMLALEVAARAPDRCASLALLGSAALFGSADGSFQRAFLADRLGPLDAGQRLPDLAPDLTADLFLPGTAPDLMADSIDALAKMDEATYRAALACLVTFDRRAALPGLTMPVLCLAGEHDRQAPPQGVERMAGKIPGARFLCLRDAAHMMMLEAPDAVTNALRPGLDAIQT, encoded by the coding sequence ATGGCCGGAACCGCACCCATCGTCTTTTTGCACGGGCTGGGCTTGGATCATCGCTGCTGGGCGCCACAGGGTGCCGCCCTAACAGCGGAGGGTTTCGCCTGCCATACCTGGGATATGCCCGGCCACGGCGGCGCCCCGTGGGACGGGCAACCGCTGAGCTTTGAAGGGTTAGCCGCCGCGCTGCTGGGGTTTCTGGACGCCCACGGCATCGGCACCGCCCATCTGGTCGGCCATTCGATGGGCGGCATGTTAGCGCTGGAAGTCGCGGCCCGCGCGCCGGACCGCTGCGCCTCCCTCGCCCTGCTTGGCAGTGCCGCCCTGTTCGGGAGCGCCGACGGCAGCTTCCAGCGCGCCTTCCTCGCCGACCGGCTGGGGCCGCTGGACGCCGGGCAGCGCCTGCCCGACCTCGCCCCCGACCTGACCGCTGATCTTTTCCTGCCGGGAACCGCCCCCGACCTGATGGCCGACAGTATCGACGCACTGGCCAAGATGGACGAAGCCACCTACCGCGCCGCCCTCGCCTGTCTCGTCACCTTCGACCGGCGCGCAGCGTTGCCGGGGCTCACGATGCCCGTCCTCTGCCTGGCGGGCGAACACGACCGCCAAGCCCCGCCACAGGGGGTGGAACGGATGGCGGGCAAAATCCCCGGCGCGCGGTTTCTCTGCCTGCGGGATGCGGCGCATATGATGATGCTGGAGGCGCCGGATGCCGTTACCAACGCTCTGCGACCCGGGCTTGATGCCATCCAGACTTGA